In one window of Pseudodesulfovibrio sediminis DNA:
- the ilvB gene encoding acetolactate synthase large subunit encodes MKFNGAEIIIKLLERQGIDTIAGIPGGANLPLYDALGQSDGIRHILTRHEQGAGFLAQGMARVSGKPAVFFATSGPGATNTLTAIADAKLDSIPIICITGQVPLSMIGTDAFQEVDTYGLSVPITKHNFLVRSVEELLDVIPAAFRIASSGRPGPVVVDIPKDVQMAELEFDDWPEIGTPDVTPELIDGELARAASMINQAKKPILYLGGGVIQSDSSAEALALAEKGGIPSAVTLMGLGIMSTEHPLCLGMLGMHAARYTNMVLEECDLLIAIGVRFDDRATGKVPEFCPQAKIIHMDIDPSELDKIKMAHASVTGDVGDILRALLPLVEEKKRLEWNAEVQGLKSTNPMIVPASDDTTSPYGVILKTAELAGEDAIICTDVGQHQMRTAQAYPFKKPRSWLTSGGLGTMGFGMPAALGAALAAPDCPVICFSGDGSIMMNIQDLATAMEYDIPIKIILTNNNALGLVRQQQDLFYGKRYTASDYSKSVDFMKIAEGFGINAHDLGTSSDPAAILAEALAEPGPSLIHVPISPDEPVYPMVPPGAANSEMIGGEKDV; translated from the coding sequence ATGAAATTCAATGGAGCTGAAATCATTATCAAACTGCTGGAGCGACAGGGAATCGACACCATAGCCGGTATACCGGGTGGCGCGAATCTCCCGCTGTATGATGCTCTGGGGCAAAGCGATGGTATCAGGCATATTTTGACCCGCCATGAACAGGGCGCAGGCTTCCTGGCTCAAGGCATGGCGCGAGTGAGCGGCAAGCCAGCGGTTTTCTTCGCGACTTCCGGTCCGGGTGCCACCAATACCCTGACAGCCATTGCGGATGCCAAGCTCGATTCCATTCCCATAATCTGTATTACAGGGCAGGTGCCCTTATCCATGATCGGCACGGATGCCTTTCAGGAAGTCGACACCTATGGCCTGAGTGTACCGATTACCAAGCATAATTTTCTGGTGCGATCTGTTGAAGAACTGCTGGACGTTATTCCGGCCGCCTTCCGTATCGCATCATCCGGTCGTCCCGGGCCGGTGGTCGTTGATATCCCCAAGGATGTTCAGATGGCCGAACTTGAGTTTGATGACTGGCCTGAAATCGGCACGCCCGATGTCACTCCTGAGTTGATAGACGGGGAGTTAGCCCGCGCCGCCAGCATGATTAATCAGGCCAAAAAGCCTATTCTGTATCTGGGCGGCGGCGTGATTCAGTCTGATTCTTCTGCCGAGGCCCTGGCACTGGCCGAAAAGGGGGGTATCCCTTCAGCGGTGACTCTCATGGGACTGGGCATCATGTCTACAGAGCACCCGTTGTGTCTGGGAATGCTCGGCATGCATGCGGCCCGATACACCAACATGGTCCTTGAAGAGTGCGATCTGCTTATTGCCATCGGCGTTCGCTTTGACGATCGTGCAACCGGCAAGGTCCCGGAGTTCTGTCCGCAGGCCAAGATCATTCACATGGACATAGATCCGAGCGAGCTGGATAAAATCAAGATGGCTCATGCGTCCGTTACTGGTGATGTCGGTGATATCCTGCGTGCATTACTTCCACTCGTCGAAGAGAAAAAGCGGTTGGAGTGGAATGCCGAGGTGCAAGGTCTCAAGTCGACCAATCCCATGATTGTTCCCGCATCCGATGATACCACTTCCCCGTATGGCGTAATCCTCAAAACAGCTGAATTGGCCGGTGAAGACGCCATTATCTGTACGGATGTCGGACAACATCAGATGCGCACTGCCCAGGCATACCCATTCAAGAAGCCGCGTTCATGGCTGACATCGGGCGGGCTTGGAACCATGGGGTTTGGCATGCCTGCCGCCCTGGGAGCAGCCCTGGCTGCCCCTGATTGTCCGGTGATCTGTTTCAGTGGTGACGGATCGATCATGATGAATATTCAGGACTTGGCGACCGCCATGGAATATGACATCCCGATCAAGATTATACTGACCAACAATAATGCTTTGGGCCTTGTCCGCCAGCAACAGGACTTGTTCTACGGCAAGCGGTACACGGCATCCGATTATTCCAAAAGCGTGGATTTCATGAAGATTGCTGAAGGGTTCGGCATTAATGCGCACGATCTCGGCACAAGCAGTGATCCTGCCGCCATATTGGCCGAGGCCCTGGCAGAGCCCGGACCTTCTTTGATTCATGTGCCCATAAGCCCGGATGAGCCGGTATATCCCATGGTCCCCCCCGGAGCTGCCAACTCCGAAATGATTGGAGGTGAAAAAGATGTATAA
- the ilvN gene encoding acetolactate synthase small subunit, which translates to MYKQTVIELSVNNHPGVMSHICGLFARRAYNVEGIACMPVNGGGTSKIWLLVNADERLDQMIKQVDKLEDVLGVGRHDGGHDVFSKMSEFV; encoded by the coding sequence ATGTATAAACAGACTGTTATCGAGTTGTCCGTGAACAACCACCCTGGTGTCATGTCGCACATTTGCGGTCTTTTTGCCCGAAGGGCGTACAATGTTGAAGGAATAGCCTGTATGCCGGTGAACGGCGGGGGGACAAGTAAAATCTGGTTGCTGGTCAATGCTGATGAGCGTTTGGATCAGATGATCAAACAAGTGGATAAATTGGAGGACGTACTCGGAGTTGGACGCCATGACGGGGGACATGACGTTTTTTCCAAGATGTCTGAATTCGTATAA
- a CDS encoding flagellin: MALSDIEKNFIYSYSSQLLQQDMLTNQLFGSSKVGQDLRSLVLGEQRRATVFTNPFEQAISGTLRADADTTRQASRNVGEAAAMMGVAYTQMATINDALNDMEDIIDQIDSGELDGTSAVVQADYTALRDKITGAISNADYNGIAVLDSSQWDTNQIDADGNVYIQSSGSGGFNITFHSVDDPSNGVNWSDLDGAALGVDGTRATQLGYVQSLQSEMSAIMELYDGKVDSLQSQETSLQGQAQLLDQAAQARMPSDPDYSLEKLLADLILKNTGTLVDSSG; this comes from the coding sequence ATGGCCTTGAGCGATATCGAAAAGAATTTCATCTACAGCTATTCAAGCCAGCTGTTGCAGCAGGACATGCTGACCAACCAACTCTTTGGATCTTCGAAAGTGGGTCAGGATTTGCGTAGTCTGGTGCTTGGAGAGCAGCGCAGGGCAACTGTTTTCACTAATCCGTTCGAGCAGGCTATCAGCGGCACCTTGCGTGCTGATGCCGACACTACGCGGCAGGCATCACGCAATGTCGGCGAAGCTGCCGCCATGATGGGCGTCGCATATACCCAGATGGCCACCATCAATGACGCTCTTAATGATATGGAAGACATTATCGATCAGATTGACAGCGGTGAGCTTGACGGAACCAGTGCCGTCGTACAGGCGGATTACACGGCCTTGCGTGACAAGATTACCGGGGCCATCTCCAATGCCGATTACAACGGTATTGCCGTGCTGGACAGTTCTCAGTGGGACACCAATCAGATTGATGCGGACGGCAACGTGTATATTCAATCCAGCGGCTCGGGTGGATTCAACATAACATTTCATTCCGTTGATGATCCTTCCAATGGGGTGAACTGGTCTGATTTGGACGGAGCCGCTCTTGGAGTTGATGGTACAAGGGCAACACAGCTTGGGTACGTTCAAAGCCTTCAGAGCGAAATGTCGGCGATTATGGAGCTCTATGACGGCAAGGTGGACAGTCTTCAATCTCAGGAAACAAGTCTTCAGGGGCAGGCCCAGCTTTTGGATCAGGCAGCACAGGCTCGCATGCCGTCCGATCCTGATTATTCGCTGGAAAAGTTGCTGGCAGATCTGATCTTGAAGAACACCGGAACTCTTGTCGACAGCAGCGGGTAG
- a CDS encoding chemotaxis protein CheW, with the protein MVDEALKDINQFLTFTLGKEIFALDIGTVREVLELTSITKIPRTPEFMRGVINLRGHAVPVVDMRQKLGMSQGEDTVDTCIIIVEIEFEGEFTIMGALVDSVREVFEMTPDTIEPAPKMGAAINAEYIKGMGRQNEQFIIIIDINKIFSAEELAMAKDMSSMGGGAEHAAAAEAVAPATA; encoded by the coding sequence ATGGTTGATGAGGCACTGAAAGATATCAATCAATTTTTGACTTTCACGTTGGGCAAGGAAATTTTTGCCCTTGATATCGGGACTGTACGGGAAGTCTTGGAGTTGACCTCCATTACCAAAATTCCCAGAACGCCTGAATTCATGCGTGGTGTTATCAACCTGCGCGGGCATGCTGTTCCGGTTGTCGACATGCGGCAGAAGCTGGGCATGTCTCAGGGCGAAGATACAGTTGATACCTGTATTATTATCGTCGAGATCGAATTCGAAGGTGAATTCACGATCATGGGCGCATTGGTTGATTCCGTGCGTGAAGTTTTCGAGATGACGCCTGACACCATTGAACCCGCTCCCAAGATGGGTGCTGCAATCAACGCAGAATACATCAAGGGAATGGGGCGTCAGAACGAACAGTTCATCATTATTATCGACATTAACAAGATCTTCTCCGCAGAAGAGCTGGCCATGGCCAAGGATATGTCCAGCATGGGTGGCGGTGCCGAACACGCCGCCGCAGCTGAGGCCGTAGCGCCTGCAACTGCATAA
- a CDS encoding Smr/MutS family protein: protein MGKKHIKNLEDLKQIKFKKEKEDIYSLPYKTNAPPEEKVNPRNEPEDEEVFMAAMRGVKQIEGTSGRQVAPKVDINANKTVSSEEEAQNDLQRFMRGDIEFELEYTEEFMYGYVRGLDIKIFQQLKSGSLSTAGHIDLHGMTTDQAQENLLFFIRESYLQGHRCVLVVTGRGKNSPGGQSVLRTNIETWLTKEPLRRVVLAFCTAQPKHGGAGAIYVLLRKQKKTQGKVHWDKMMNWES from the coding sequence ATGGGAAAAAAACACATAAAGAATCTGGAAGATCTCAAGCAGATCAAATTCAAGAAGGAAAAAGAAGACATCTATTCCCTTCCGTACAAGACAAATGCGCCTCCAGAAGAAAAAGTCAACCCCCGGAATGAGCCTGAAGACGAAGAAGTTTTCATGGCCGCCATGCGGGGGGTAAAACAAATTGAAGGAACAAGCGGGCGGCAGGTCGCACCAAAGGTCGACATCAACGCGAATAAAACCGTTTCTTCCGAAGAAGAAGCCCAAAACGATCTGCAACGATTCATGCGGGGAGACATCGAGTTTGAGCTCGAATACACGGAAGAATTCATGTACGGTTACGTACGTGGCCTTGATATCAAGATATTCCAGCAGCTCAAGTCTGGTTCACTGAGCACGGCCGGGCATATCGACCTGCACGGAATGACAACGGACCAGGCACAGGAAAACCTGCTCTTCTTCATTCGCGAAAGCTACCTTCAGGGCCATCGCTGTGTTCTGGTTGTAACAGGACGCGGAAAGAACTCGCCTGGAGGCCAGTCTGTACTGCGAACGAACATTGAAACCTGGTTGACAAAGGAGCCGCTCCGACGTGTCGTGCTCGCTTTCTGCACGGCTCAACCAAAGCATGGCGGAGCAGGTGCTATATATGTACTGCTTCGCAAGCAAAAAAAGACCCAGGGCAAGGTGCACTGGGACAAAATGATGAACTGGGAATCGTAA
- a CDS encoding ABC transporter ATP-binding protein, which translates to MLTIEDLHVKIGDKEVLKGINLEINEGETFILFGPNGSGKTSLLMSLMGFSGYNITKGKIIFKGEDITHAPMYERARLGVGMSFQRPPTIHGLRTRHLVQRCSRKGEVNTELLAATVNMTEFLDRDINAGFSGGEIKRSELLQLMAQQPDLVLFDEPESGVDMENMQLVGKVARDVLDGNFDVAPDLTLKERKARTKTAGLIITHTGYILDYVNADRGQVLYQGHLCCEGRPRDILDHIREHGYQECVRCMN; encoded by the coding sequence ATGCTGACCATAGAAGACCTGCATGTCAAAATCGGCGATAAAGAGGTCCTCAAGGGGATCAATCTTGAAATAAATGAAGGGGAAACGTTCATTCTGTTCGGACCCAACGGTTCGGGCAAGACATCCCTGCTTATGTCGCTTATGGGATTTTCCGGCTATAATATCACCAAGGGTAAAATCATCTTTAAGGGTGAGGACATTACCCATGCGCCCATGTACGAGCGTGCACGCCTCGGCGTCGGCATGTCGTTTCAGCGTCCTCCGACCATCCACGGTCTGCGCACCCGACATTTGGTGCAACGGTGTTCCCGCAAGGGCGAAGTAAACACCGAGCTGTTGGCTGCCACAGTCAACATGACCGAATTTCTTGATCGTGATATCAACGCTGGTTTCTCCGGTGGTGAGATCAAGCGCTCCGAACTGCTGCAGCTTATGGCTCAACAGCCTGATCTGGTGCTTTTTGACGAGCCGGAATCCGGTGTCGACATGGAGAACATGCAGCTGGTGGGCAAAGTGGCCCGTGATGTGCTGGACGGGAACTTTGATGTAGCTCCGGACCTGACCCTCAAGGAACGCAAGGCGCGTACCAAAACGGCTGGTCTGATTATCACGCACACCGGGTATATTCTGGATTACGTGAACGCGGACAGAGGTCAGGTCCTCTATCAGGGCCATCTGTGCTGTGAAGGGCGTCCCAGGGACATTCTGGACCATATCCGGGAACACGGATACCAGGAATGTGTCCGTTGCATGAACTAG
- a CDS encoding SufB/SufD family protein — translation MNKVDLSNFNFDGVEQESISDLTALSDEDKDQLLMAGVVSDLSTRSASYLQMDQSAVHCQSSDDGVEIMDIKEALKKYDGLKEYFWTLVDKDKDEYTRAAYDNLHGGYFIRVKAGAKIKDPIQSCLMLKSENVGQNVHNLVIIEEGAEAHIITGCSVAHGTKAGAHLGISEFFVQKNASLTFTMIHNWSEDVAVRPRSAGVVEEGGKFLSNYVLLKPVKDLQMYPSIEMNGPHSVARFNSVVVATEGSHLDMGNRVVMNAPHTRCEIIARTISSGGTIINRGHIGAHHVPSKGHLECQGLILGGGRIWAIPELDGTAEGVELSHEASVGKIAQEEIEYLMARGMDEDEATSTIVRGFLNTDIMGLPDRLQKEIDKQIEELQSSDAM, via the coding sequence ATGAATAAAGTCGATCTTTCCAATTTTAATTTTGACGGCGTGGAGCAGGAGTCCATCTCCGACCTCACTGCCTTGTCCGATGAAGACAAGGATCAGCTTCTCATGGCCGGTGTGGTTTCAGACCTGAGCACCCGTTCCGCTTCCTATCTGCAAATGGACCAGTCCGCTGTCCATTGTCAGTCTTCGGACGACGGTGTGGAGATCATGGACATCAAGGAAGCCCTCAAGAAGTATGACGGTCTCAAGGAATACTTCTGGACCCTGGTGGACAAGGACAAGGACGAATATACACGAGCAGCCTATGACAATCTGCATGGTGGATATTTTATCCGTGTAAAAGCAGGTGCCAAAATCAAGGACCCCATTCAGTCCTGTCTCATGCTCAAATCAGAGAATGTCGGGCAAAACGTCCATAACCTCGTGATTATCGAAGAAGGTGCAGAGGCGCATATCATCACGGGATGTTCTGTTGCTCATGGCACCAAGGCTGGAGCGCATCTCGGCATTTCCGAGTTCTTCGTTCAAAAGAACGCCTCTCTGACATTTACCATGATTCACAACTGGTCCGAGGACGTTGCTGTGCGCCCTCGTTCTGCAGGTGTCGTGGAAGAGGGCGGCAAGTTTCTGTCCAATTACGTCTTGCTCAAGCCGGTCAAGGATTTGCAGATGTATCCCTCCATCGAGATGAACGGCCCCCATTCCGTGGCCCGCTTCAACTCTGTGGTCGTGGCCACAGAGGGTTCTCATCTTGATATGGGCAACCGTGTTGTGATGAACGCACCGCACACCCGGTGTGAAATCATCGCTCGGACCATTTCTTCTGGTGGCACCATCATCAACCGTGGGCACATTGGTGCTCATCATGTCCCGAGCAAAGGACACCTGGAGTGTCAGGGGCTTATTTTGGGTGGAGGCCGTATCTGGGCTATCCCCGAGTTGGATGGCACGGCTGAAGGTGTCGAGCTTTCTCACGAGGCCTCTGTGGGTAAGATTGCCCAGGAAGAAATTGAATACCTCATGGCCCGCGGTATGGACGAAGATGAAGCAACGTCCACCATTGTTCGTGGTTTCCTGAATACGGATATCATGGGGCTGCCTGATCGTCTCCAAAAGGAGATCGACAAGCAGATTGAGGAATTGCAGTCTTCTGATGCTATGTAG
- a CDS encoding TetR/AcrR family transcriptional regulator, producing MTKKEKILASAQEIFARCGYAGTTMKMVAEKAGVASGLVFHYFESKENLFMVAGSELIDAMIGVLRDKTADCANGCEALGVFVKTYLDYTIQNEKTFPTVIRCSPFSDDNPDLDREKIGAKFRELIDLIEEYIQRGVGDGSIRALPISQTAFMVYGTIVGAVRTRFLAPYEIPGLYEEACDFVMRSVCAPE from the coding sequence ATGACGAAGAAAGAAAAAATTCTTGCCTCTGCCCAGGAGATATTCGCTCGATGCGGATATGCTGGAACAACTATGAAAATGGTTGCCGAAAAAGCCGGGGTAGCCTCTGGTCTGGTTTTTCATTATTTCGAATCCAAGGAAAACCTGTTCATGGTGGCCGGCAGTGAGCTGATTGACGCCATGATTGGTGTGCTGCGTGACAAAACCGCAGACTGTGCCAATGGCTGTGAAGCCTTGGGCGTCTTTGTGAAGACATATCTGGATTATACCATTCAAAATGAGAAAACCTTTCCAACCGTTATCCGGTGTTCTCCGTTCAGCGATGATAACCCCGATCTTGATCGAGAGAAGATTGGTGCCAAATTCCGAGAGCTTATTGATCTGATTGAGGAATATATTCAGCGTGGAGTGGGGGATGGTTCTATCCGCGCATTGCCGATTTCCCAGACCGCATTCATGGTTTACGGTACGATCGTCGGTGCCGTACGTACTCGTTTTCTTGCTCCTTACGAAATCCCCGGCTTATATGAAGAAGCCTGTGATTTTGTCATGCGGAGCGTTTGCGCGCCTGAATAA
- a CDS encoding metal-dependent hydrolase, which yields MPGYQGHLAGGLFFGVMGLVGAVLLGWLVFDPLLASGLLGFCLLGALFPDVDTNSKGQNLYYAVFVVVDLGLILLGYYVWAAWFGLFSMLPAVGSHRGWTHTWWAMFLVPVPILLIPLFVRGIESLPYFLPFYAAFTAGYLSHLILDGKFK from the coding sequence ATGCCAGGGTATCAAGGACATCTCGCCGGAGGCCTTTTCTTCGGCGTCATGGGATTGGTAGGGGCCGTCCTGCTGGGTTGGCTTGTGTTCGATCCCCTTTTGGCAAGTGGATTGCTCGGATTTTGTCTGCTCGGCGCTCTGTTTCCGGATGTGGATACCAATTCCAAGGGACAGAATCTGTATTATGCCGTCTTTGTGGTGGTTGATCTGGGACTGATACTGCTTGGTTACTATGTATGGGCAGCCTGGTTCGGCCTTTTCTCCATGCTCCCTGCTGTTGGGTCGCATAGAGGGTGGACGCATACATGGTGGGCCATGTTTCTGGTTCCCGTGCCGATTTTGTTGATTCCGTTGTTTGTCAGGGGAATCGAGAGTCTACCGTATTTTTTACCTTTCTATGCCGCTTTCACGGCAGGATACCTGTCTCATCTGATTCTGGATGGGAAATTCAAATGA
- a CDS encoding glycosyltransferase family 4 protein: MKVLLLDLGTIMRGGQRQVFYLARFLARTPGFEPMVAVPGNAPLIALLEEAEIPFTRLPSSRDYNPFNIWKLNKLVKTFQPDIVHTNDAKGASLAALIKKHKGGFKLVHSRRVSYRLKPGWSRNKYLLGDALVAVSEEIREVLVSCEIPEDKTSTIHSGIDARMYTEEDRKHPVLTLGAVGALSTQKGFEVLIEALAHLREDPTMPDWQCMIAGDGPLQQELKLQAENLGLAGSILFLGYRDSREVLPEIDILIIPSVDGEGSNAVIKEGWVTKTPVITSDLPSNLELVTHEHDGLVFRNRDASELATAIARIATDAKLATELVRTGTESVSLYTDQTMARQYTTVYKKLLEDPQ, encoded by the coding sequence TTGAAGGTATTGCTTCTCGATTTAGGTACAATCATGCGTGGTGGACAGCGGCAGGTCTTTTACCTTGCCCGATTTCTGGCCCGTACGCCCGGCTTCGAGCCAATGGTTGCCGTTCCAGGCAACGCCCCACTCATAGCTTTGCTTGAAGAAGCCGAGATTCCTTTTACCAGATTGCCCTCATCCCGAGATTACAATCCGTTCAACATCTGGAAGCTGAATAAACTCGTAAAAACGTTTCAACCGGATATCGTGCACACCAACGACGCAAAAGGCGCCTCTCTGGCTGCGTTGATCAAAAAGCACAAGGGAGGATTCAAGCTGGTTCACAGCCGTCGCGTTTCCTACCGGCTCAAACCGGGGTGGAGCAGAAACAAATACCTGCTTGGCGATGCTCTGGTCGCTGTCAGTGAAGAGATTCGCGAAGTCCTTGTTTCCTGTGAAATCCCGGAAGATAAAACATCCACGATCCACAGCGGAATTGACGCGAGAATGTATACCGAGGAGGACAGAAAACACCCTGTTCTCACTCTGGGCGCAGTGGGTGCACTCAGCACTCAAAAAGGATTCGAAGTACTCATCGAAGCCCTTGCTCACCTCAGAGAAGACCCCACCATGCCCGACTGGCAGTGTATGATCGCCGGTGATGGCCCCTTGCAACAGGAATTGAAACTCCAGGCCGAGAATCTCGGTTTGGCCGGCTCCATTCTCTTTCTCGGGTACAGGGATAGTCGTGAGGTGTTGCCTGAAATCGACATTCTGATCATCCCATCAGTGGACGGTGAGGGCTCTAACGCGGTCATCAAGGAAGGCTGGGTAACCAAGACCCCTGTCATAACCTCTGACCTGCCCTCGAACCTGGAACTGGTCACCCATGAGCATGATGGCCTTGTCTTCCGTAATCGCGACGCGTCTGAACTGGCGACTGCCATTGCCCGCATAGCAACCGACGCAAAACTGGCTACAGAACTGGTCAGAACCGGTACTGAGTCCGTGTCATTATATACGGATCAGACCATGGCAAGACAGTACACCACCGTCTATAAAAAGCTCTTGGAAGATCCCCAGTGA
- the sucD gene encoding succinate--CoA ligase subunit alpha, with amino-acid sequence MLLNEHKSKTLFDKAGIPVPEGYAVFPGEETAFKPDFPLPWFLKSQVLTGGRGKAGGILRIDDVADFSKTARQLFELKIKGHTVPFIRVEPGAEIVREFYVSLTVSRERRCILLTIGREGGVEIENLGADNLLVQEIKLPGGLAPNQIRAAFFHLGLQKEQLKEFATLLTNLFNGMLDNGLLMAEINPLIMTPDNNFIALDGKVEVDDNYADLTPEMETLYQREHATPEENIARDAGLSFVKLPGWVGLMVNGAGLAMATMDLLNFSKLPASNFLDLGGAADQQRMETALELLFGDNQVKAIFINLFGGILSCEKVALAMQGALGGNAPQKPIVVRMSGKDAESGLKILKELHVDNLHMAADMKSAIDILDTLKPTDAQVVDFPAPMDQAAGTRPAPTGYENDAVFGIDKHTPILVQGITGREGQLHTRLMLEYGANVVAGVTPFKGGQEVLGVPVYNSIAEAKRSHEIGASIIFVPPRMAADAVAEAAGNAIPWAVCITEGIVQHDMLATFEQIKDSPTRVVGPNTPGIIVPGQTKIGILPTTPFMPGPVAVLSRSGTLTYEVADRLTTAGIGQSLCVGIGGDPFIGINFVDMFEMIRNHNETKAVVVLGEIGGQAEENLAEYVMETGFDKPVISFIAGQTAPPGKRLGHAGAILEKGGGIEHKLATMAKAGFAICPSLEAVSEMTAKVLK; translated from the coding sequence ATGCTGCTGAACGAACACAAGAGCAAAACTCTTTTTGATAAAGCCGGTATCCCGGTCCCCGAAGGCTATGCAGTTTTCCCTGGGGAGGAAACCGCTTTCAAACCGGATTTTCCACTACCATGGTTCCTTAAGTCACAAGTACTTACAGGTGGACGCGGTAAAGCTGGCGGTATTCTACGCATTGATGATGTAGCCGATTTTTCAAAGACTGCAAGGCAGCTTTTCGAGTTGAAAATCAAAGGGCACACTGTTCCCTTCATTCGGGTTGAACCCGGCGCGGAAATCGTTCGCGAATTCTATGTCTCTTTGACAGTTTCCCGTGAACGCCGTTGCATCCTGCTGACGATTGGTCGAGAAGGCGGCGTGGAGATCGAGAATCTCGGCGCAGACAACCTGCTTGTGCAGGAAATAAAGCTGCCCGGCGGGCTGGCACCCAACCAGATCCGCGCGGCCTTTTTCCACCTCGGCCTGCAAAAGGAACAGCTCAAGGAATTCGCCACCCTGCTGACAAATTTGTTCAACGGCATGCTGGATAATGGTCTGCTGATGGCAGAAATCAACCCTTTGATCATGACGCCTGATAACAATTTCATCGCCTTGGACGGTAAAGTTGAGGTGGATGACAACTACGCGGACCTGACTCCCGAAATGGAGACCTTGTACCAGCGCGAACACGCTACGCCGGAAGAAAATATTGCACGCGATGCCGGCCTTTCTTTCGTCAAACTTCCTGGCTGGGTCGGATTGATGGTCAATGGTGCCGGCTTGGCCATGGCCACCATGGACCTGCTCAACTTCTCCAAACTCCCTGCCAGCAATTTTCTGGATCTGGGGGGAGCTGCTGATCAACAACGAATGGAAACAGCATTGGAGCTTCTCTTTGGAGACAATCAGGTCAAAGCTATTTTTATCAACCTTTTCGGTGGAATACTCTCTTGTGAAAAGGTCGCTCTGGCAATGCAGGGAGCACTCGGCGGCAACGCCCCTCAAAAACCCATCGTGGTTCGCATGTCTGGCAAAGACGCCGAGTCAGGTCTGAAAATCCTCAAGGAACTGCATGTGGACAATCTCCACATGGCCGCCGACATGAAGTCCGCCATTGATATCCTCGACACCTTGAAGCCGACAGACGCACAGGTTGTCGACTTCCCGGCTCCCATGGATCAAGCAGCCGGCACACGCCCGGCTCCCACAGGATACGAAAACGACGCTGTATTCGGTATCGACAAACACACTCCTATCCTCGTGCAGGGCATCACAGGCCGTGAGGGCCAACTCCACACTCGACTCATGCTGGAATACGGCGCCAATGTCGTTGCCGGAGTCACTCCGTTCAAGGGAGGACAGGAAGTCCTCGGAGTGCCGGTATACAACTCCATTGCAGAGGCAAAACGTTCCCATGAGATCGGTGCCAGTATCATTTTCGTCCCTCCCCGCATGGCGGCAGACGCCGTTGCCGAGGCCGCTGGCAACGCAATCCCCTGGGCCGTCTGCATCACGGAAGGCATTGTCCAGCACGATATGCTCGCCACGTTCGAACAGATCAAGGACTCGCCAACCCGTGTAGTCGGTCCCAATACGCCAGGAATCATCGTCCCGGGGCAAACCAAGATAGGCATTCTGCCCACCACTCCGTTCATGCCCGGCCCTGTTGCAGTCCTCTCCCGCAGCGGCACACTGACTTACGAAGTCGCAGACCGGCTGACCACGGCTGGTATCGGTCAATCTCTTTGCGTCGGCATTGGGGGCGATCCGTTTATCGGAATAAATTTTGTTGATATGTTTGAAATGATTCGTAATCATAATGAGACAAAAGCTGTTGTCGTACTTGGTGAAATCGGCGGGCAGGCAGAAGAGAATCTGGCTGAATACGTAATGGAAACCGGATTCGACAAGCCCGTCATTTCCTTTATCGCAGGCCAGACAGCTCCTCCCGGCAAACGCTTGGGCCATGCCGGGGCCATCCTGGAAAAAGGTGGCGGTATTGAACACAAACTCGCCACCATGGCAAAAGCCGGTTTTGCCATCTGCCCCAGCCTTGAAGCTGTTTCAGAAATGACTGCCAAGGTTTTGAAATAA